ACCTTCAGCGTGCCGTTCAGCCGCGGCTCGTCGGACGAGGTGATTCGCCACTCACCGCGCGGATCGACCGCGGCGTCCGGGTTGACCACGTAGCGCTCGCCGTGCACCCACACGTCGCGGACCGTCGAGCCGTCCGCGAACAGGTCGCCATCGACCACGACGATGTTCGCGAGCTTGCCGCGCTCCAGCGTCCCTTCGCGTGCATCGATGCCGAGCATGCGCGCGGGGTTCGTCGTGAGCGCGGCGAGCGCAGCGTCCCTGGCGAGGCCGCGTGCTACGGCAGTGCGCAGGTTGGGCAGGAACTCGTCCGTCTTCGAGAGCCCGTCGGTCGTGAGCGCGAACTGCAGTCCTGCAGCGGCCACGCGTGCGGGGTTCTCCGGCGCCAGGTACCAGTGGCGCAGCTCGTCGAGCTCGGCGTCCAGCGCGTCCTCCGGGCTGTCGACGTCCGGTGCCTCGGGGAAGTTGAGCGGCAGGATCAGCGTCGTCTTGGCACCGGTCAGCACGTCCACGATCCGGTACTCCTCACCGCTGCCACGCAGCCACGGCTCGATAGGGAACTCGTCGGCTAGCGCGCGTGCGCGCAGCACCTCGAGCTCCGACGTCGCTTCGAAGAGCACCGGCTCCCCGCCGGCGACCACGTCGTTCAGTGCAGCGAGCGCGATGTTCGTTTCCGGCTGCGGCACGCGCTGCGGCGAGCGGCGGTGCGTGTCCCATGCGCGGATGTACCAGTCCGCATCCAGCAGCGTCTGGCGCATGAGCGCGATCGCGCCCATCGGTGAGTTCGGGTACGTGTTGCCCAGCTCGCGGCTGCCGCGGAACGCGACCGACTGTGCGACGATCGCACGCTGCATCCGCTCACTCGCCGTGCCGTCGCCCAGGCTGACCACTGCAGTGCGCCCGCGGAAGATGCCGAGCTGCGGGACGGCGTGCGCCGTGGTGAAGCCCTGCGCACGCAGCGCGCTGCGCCGCTCTTCCGAATCGCGGAAGTCGCCGGCCGCACTGAAGTACGCGCGCACCTGCGGGTTCCAGTGGACCGGCCCGGCATCCCCCTCGTCCGCGGGCGGTGCCTGCCCGATGCCCAGGTCGGCGTGCGCGTCGATGAATCCCGGGTAGAGCGTCCGGCCGCTCATGTCCCACACGCGCGCATCCGCGGGTGGCGTGACGTTCGCGCCGACCGCCTCGATCACGCCGTCACGCACGACCAGGGTCGCGCGCTCGAGCACGCGCCCAGGCGCAACGACGATGCGGGCATTCGTGAACGCGTGCACGCCGGGCGTGTTGTCGCGCAGCGCGACGACCGGCTCGGTCCGGCTCGCCTGCTGCGCGCTCACGATGCCGGGCATCAGGGCGAGCAGCAGGGTGAGCCGGAGGAAACGCCAGGATCTCATGGATCGACTCCTCGGGGGATGAGGGACTCTGGAAAACGGATGCGGTCGGGATCGATGGGATCGACACGACTGCCGACGCCGCGACATGCTGCGAGTGCGTGCGGTCGCCCATGCGGGGCGATTGCCGGTGCCCCATCGTCTGATTCAGTGAACAGGGGGAGAATACCACTTCGAGGACCGGAGCGCACGCGTGGCGTGGTCCGTGACGGAACGGCGCGCTGATGCGGCGGCAGGAGGTACAGTCATGAAGAAGGGGCGGGCAACTCTGCCCGCCCCTTCATGTTCGGCCTGCGCATCGTACGGCGCTCAGTGGTCCCGCTGCCTCACGGGCAGCGGTGGCGCACCAGGCTGCTGCCGTTGGTGGCGGTCAGGCTGTTCCCGTCCGCAGACAGCGAGAACCGCCGTGTCTCCTGCCAGGTCTGCCCCTCGCCCTCGTAGTCGGCCGTGACCGTGATGACCCGGTCGCTCTCGACCTTGACGTCCCGGACCGTGGCCACGCTCTCGTAGAAGCGGAGACGGTCGGCGCTGATGCGCAGGCGTGTCACACTGTTGCCGGTGCCGCAGTCGGAACGGTCGCCGTTCCATTCGCCGCGGAACGCAGCCGGAATCGTGTCGACGTCATCGTCGGCGCCGTCCCTGCCCTCCGGCTCCGCGGCGGGCGGCGTGGAATCTGCGCGATCCTCGGCGCCGTTTCCGCGATCGGCTCCCGCCGGGGAGCGCTCCGTATCGTCAGCACCCTGCGCGCCGTCGTCGCCAGGCGACGTCGCGACCTCGGTGGCCGATGGCACGCTGACTCCTGTCCCCATCGTATCCATCGCGACCGCATCGCCGGCTCGGTCGTCCGTCGAATCGCTGCCGCACGCGGCGGCAGTGAAACAGGCCGCCGCGATCATGACCGTAACCGTCGAACGCATGAACATCCTCCATTGAATGAACCCGGATGCGCCGGTCATGCAGACCGCGGGCCGTCGGACGCCGCGGTCGAGTGGCTACTGCCGCTCGCGCTCCAGCCTGCGCTCGAGCTGCTGGCGTGAGCTGGCGGCGTACGTCGCGCATGCGCCCGTGTCGACGAGCGCGTCCGGGGCACCGGCAGCGCGCTCCCAGAAGCCGGACGCGCCCGGGTGCGGCGTGATCAGGACGTCGCATGAAAGGCGCTCGAGCGTCGCGTGTCCCGCGCGGAACGCGGCGACGGCATCGGGATGCTCGGTGAAGCGGAAGCCGTCCTGAGAGATCGGCGTCTGGCTGTCCGCGTATACGAAGTCGAGGCAACGCTCCCCCTCGCACGACTGCCACGACCACGAGGTGCCGCCCGGCGTGTGACCGCCCGTGGGATGCATGGTCAGTGCA
This window of the Longimicrobiales bacterium genome carries:
- a CDS encoding amidohydrolase family protein; this encodes MRSWRFLRLTLLLALMPGIVSAQQASRTEPVVALRDNTPGVHAFTNARIVVAPGRVLERATLVVRDGVIEAVGANVTPPADARVWDMSGRTLYPGFIDAHADLGIGQAPPADEGDAGPVHWNPQVRAYFSAAGDFRDSEERRSALRAQGFTTAHAVPQLGIFRGRTAVVSLGDGTASERMQRAIVAQSVAFRGSRELGNTYPNSPMGAIALMRQTLLDADWYIRAWDTHRRSPQRVPQPETNIALAALNDVVAGGEPVLFEATSELEVLRARALADEFPIEPWLRGSGEEYRIVDVLTGAKTTLILPLNFPEAPDVDSPEDALDAELDELRHWYLAPENPARVAAAGLQFALTTDGLSKTDEFLPNLRTAVARGLARDAALAALTTNPARMLGIDAREGTLERGKLANIVVVDGDLFADGSTVRDVWVHGERYVVNPDAAVDPRGEWRITSSDEPRLNGTLKV
- the bla gene encoding subclass B3 metallo-beta-lactamase, which codes for LIASPAGHVLIDGGLPDTAPLILRNIEALGFDPADVEIILNSHEHYDHAGGIAALQQVSGARVLASPASAPVLRRGTSAPDDPQHDVALPMPPVAEVGVVQLGEVVRVGTLALTMHPTGGHTPGGTSWSWQSCEGERCLDFVYADSQTPISQDGFRFTEHPDAVAAFRAGHATLERLSCDVLITPHPGASGFWERAAGAPDALVDTGACATYAASSRQQLERRLERERQ